The sequence below is a genomic window from Serratia nevei.
CTTGATGTTAACAAGAGAAAGTTAGTTCATTGTTTATGATAATCTAATTCGGTTAAATGAAGCCTCAATGTGATCTATCTAGAACCGCAACTCCTTGTGTTCTTTACATCATAAGGATGGGGGCTGAAAGGGAGGTGAATTATGGGCGCTCGACGTCAGTTTTATTCTACTGAGAAGAGAACTCTAAGTGGTAAATAAAAAATTAATGGCGAAAAACACTTTCATGCTGTATGGCCGCATGTTGTTAATCATGTTTGCGACGCTATATACATCACGAATGGTTCTGGAAGCCTTGGGTGTTTACGATTTCGGCTTGTATAGCTTGGTCGGTAGCATAATCATACTGTTCTCGTTCATTCAGAATGTTTCGGCTTTGGCTACACAGCGTTTTTTATCTGTTGGCTTGGGGAAGATGGATTTTGCCTGGACGAATAAAGTATTTAACGTCAGTATAATTGTCCATTTAATCATATGTGCGTTGATAATTTTCGTTGCAGAGACAGTTGGGCTTTGGTTTTTACTGCATAAGTTAAAAGTACCAGAAGCAAGGCTAGATGATATATTCTGGGTATATCAAATATCAATTCTTTCTTTGCTTTTTCAAATAATGCAAACGCCATTTATAGCATCAATGATCGCATGTGAAAAAATGGATTTATTCGCCAAAATCGGTATTTTCGATGCCTTCCAGCGATGGTTTATGGTGTTTATTTTCTCGATCTCGGCGGTTGAAAATAAGATTATCGGTTATGCGATATTCTTGCTAATAGGTTACTTTCTTGTCTTTTCGGTTTATCTTAAGTTTTGTACTTCGCGGTTAAGTATTTGTAAAATAAATCTTCGCCAGAAGGATAGTGCGAGTTTGCTGAAGGAAATTTTCTTCTTCTCTAGTTGGTCGATGCTGGGGTCACTAAGTGTGGTAGGGTTGTCACAGGGAATTGCGTTACTAACCTACTATTTTGTAGGCGTCGTAGCTAACGGCGCCGTCTGGCTAGCAGAACAAATATTGATTGCCTTTAATAGAATTATCGGTACTTTGCAGACAGCATTTAATCCTCAAATAATAAAGCAGTATACGATTGGTAACCATCATGAAGTTGAGTCTCTATTATCGCTATCCTGCAAATTAACAGCGTTTGTTGTCATGGTTTCTGCAATACCGGTTTTTATTGATGCAAAAGCTATTGCCGAAATTTGGCTAAATACCCCTCCTGAGTATTTGGTCGGTCTTATAAAAATAGTTGCCATATATGTTCTGATAGATTCAATGTCGGGACCTTATGTGACTGCGATTTATGCAGTTGGGAGACTTAGGAACTATCAAATTATAGTTTCTTCAATCATGCTACTCTCTCTCTTACTCACCCTAATTCTTTATTTTTCCGGCTACTCTATCTACATTGCAGTTTCTGCACGAATAGCTTGCACTTTATCTTTGTTGATTTTTAGAGTTATTTATGTGGGTAAAATTATAGGGATAAACGTCAATCGTTTTTTATGTTATGACTTCCCTCGCTTGGTATTTGTAGCTTTAGTTTGTATTCTTTTAAGTCATTATTGTAGTTATTATATGGTAGGTGGTTTCTTTGGGGTCTTTAGTTTAACGTTAGTTAACCTCTTTGCTGTCTTGATCATGTTTTCTCTGTTTATCGTGAGCAAAAAAGAGAGGGTGAACATTATCAATATGATTAAAAATCGATTTAAACGGGTTTAATATATTAAGGTTGAAATATGAATAATGAGTATGGTGTGTTAACTTATGAAAGTGAAGTATATGTTAAGCGCAATTGGATTAACCTTGGTGACTATGTCCAAAGTACAGCGGCTAAACAATTTTTCCCTCATGTAGATAATTTTATCCCTCGTGACCATATGAATTCATATGCAGGCAATAAAGCCAAAATGATTATGAATGCCTGGTACATGGATTTACCTGAAAATTTCCCTCCATCAGATAATGTCTGCCCGCTATATGTATCGATACACATTAACTCTACGGTTGCAGAAAAGATGTTGACTCCGGCAGCAGTCGAGCATTTCAAAAAATACTCGCCCATAGGTTGTCGCGATTTCTACACTCGTGATTTGTTGCAAAAAAAGGGGATTGATGCGTACTACTCAGGATGCATGACATTGACCTTAGGAGAGTCATACAAGCGAAATAAAGTTACTGATGATGTATACTTCATCGACGTAATGTATGACTCCAAAACGTTACCTGAGCTAATTCGTCAGCCTCTTCGATTCGGTAAACGAATTCTAAATGGGCGGGCATTTGAATTCACCCATCGTAAAAAAATACTAAATCAGTACTTCGATGCAGAATTATTAGAGCAAGCCAAGTTTGAAACACAAATTATACCGTATATTGATGCGAAGGTAGGGTTTAAGTTAGCCGATGATTTCCTGCGACGCTTGGCTAATGCAAGATTGGTAGTGACGTCGAGAATTCACACAGCATTACCGTGCTTGGCTATGGGAACTCCTGTTATCTTCGTTAATGGCGGCTTTAAGAATAAGGTCGACAATTGTCGATTTGATGGTCTGTTTGACTTCTTCAATAGAATTGATGTTGATGATAAAGCTGAGTCGACTACAAACTTTGAGTATTCTGGTGAAAAAATAGGGCTTAGAACTCTTATCAAAAACAAAGACATTCACCTTCAATATGCAAATGAATTGATAGCAAAATGCAAAGATTTTGCACAGAGCTAATTTTTTGATGCTACACCGTAGCATGCCATTCAACTGAATGCCTCGAAAATAAATTCTCGTCATTATATGGATATGGTCATGGCAACTTTTGTTTTATTTATAAAGCATCAGTGCAAGTGTTCACCATATTCTCGTTGGATGATTTTTCTTGGTCGCTATAGACATAGACGTTTTGTAATATATAAATAAGGACTGCTTTGAGTTTTAGCTAATACAACAAAGTAGTCATTATTTTTTTATGAATACTGCCTATAAATAAAAACCAAATCGTAGTATAGGTACGGGTAGACCTGCGTATGAATGATATGATAGACAGTGATATTAAACTCTTTTCTTCAGCGCTTGACGATTGTCCAATATGTTTCATTTTCCCCTCCAAAATAGTGGGAGGACATGAGATTATGGCGATAGAACTTATCAAGTTACTGAGACAGCAAAAAGAATTTAAAGAAAGAAATTTTCTGGCGTATGTTCCTATTGATAATCTAAAAATAAAAAAAACACTGTTTGAAAATGGAATTGCGTACGAATCATTTAAAGCCAATTTATTCAAACCCGAGTTCCTACATGCTCTCTTTAACCCTGTATACATATCACGCTGTATCAGGTTGCTACGATCAACCCCAAAGGGAAGTAAAATAATTGTTGTTCAGGGTGATATTCTCCAGGGACTGGGTTACTTTGTCGCAGGGAGATTGCTTGATAAAACTGTGACTAGCTATATACCATATGCTCATTCTTTCAAGAGAATGGCGGCAAAAGCTGCATGGCTAAAAGAT
It includes:
- a CDS encoding polysaccharide pyruvyl transferase family protein encodes the protein MNNEYGVLTYESEVYVKRNWINLGDYVQSTAAKQFFPHVDNFIPRDHMNSYAGNKAKMIMNAWYMDLPENFPPSDNVCPLYVSIHINSTVAEKMLTPAAVEHFKKYSPIGCRDFYTRDLLQKKGIDAYYSGCMTLTLGESYKRNKVTDDVYFIDVMYDSKTLPELIRQPLRFGKRILNGRAFEFTHRKKILNQYFDAELLEQAKFETQIIPYIDAKVGFKLADDFLRRLANARLVVTSRIHTALPCLAMGTPVIFVNGGFKNKVDNCRFDGLFDFFNRIDVDDKAESTTNFEYSGEKIGLRTLIKNKDIHLQYANELIAKCKDFAQS